Proteins co-encoded in one Cytobacillus sp. NJ13 genomic window:
- a CDS encoding GerAB/ArcD/ProY family transporter — MADKSLHVMLMYIISHLGLIFFMYPGNVISSTEQGHWLPVLVGVIIHFIFISIYMKGLSYFPKKDIIRIYTENGKGTAILFIAPVFLYFSMILLITLRAYAEIITIVFLSNTPLWAIMLLLISISTYIAAKGVETIFRTGLLLSLLFLPIIIFIFFTSFQNVDWRYMVPLDADLGFLIKRTYLESFFAFSGGFLFLGFVQPYFSYDRKYVLWAAAFLIPFFLFSVYIPVLTFGQATSATTFLPYVVAVDAININWLMFDRVTMFFLLSLISFIMLYLALVSWKSIRILSHYLPSIKPVKLLLALSATVYISCFFIPDWKDVEKLFWWNTFLRFYILIAVPFSIFFFGRRMKGKGKDETI, encoded by the coding sequence ATGGCGGATAAAAGTTTGCATGTCATGCTGATGTACATCATCAGTCATTTGGGCCTTATTTTCTTTATGTATCCAGGCAATGTCATTTCAAGTACAGAACAGGGCCACTGGCTTCCTGTTCTGGTCGGCGTGATCATTCATTTCATTTTTATCTCTATTTATATGAAGGGACTAAGCTATTTTCCGAAAAAAGACATCATTCGTATATATACGGAGAACGGAAAAGGGACAGCGATCCTTTTTATTGCCCCGGTTTTCTTATATTTCAGCATGATTTTATTGATAACTCTCCGGGCTTATGCCGAAATCATTACCATTGTCTTTTTATCAAACACTCCTTTATGGGCCATCATGCTCTTATTGATATCTATTTCGACCTATATAGCAGCCAAAGGAGTCGAAACGATTTTTCGCACAGGACTTCTCCTATCCCTTTTATTTCTTCCCATCATCATCTTTATTTTCTTCACTTCTTTTCAAAACGTGGATTGGAGGTACATGGTTCCTTTAGATGCAGATCTCGGATTCCTCATAAAAAGAACATACTTGGAAAGCTTTTTTGCTTTTTCTGGAGGCTTTCTGTTTCTCGGTTTTGTCCAGCCTTATTTCTCCTATGACAGAAAATATGTATTATGGGCTGCCGCCTTCCTTATACCCTTTTTCCTTTTTTCAGTCTATATTCCGGTCCTGACTTTTGGGCAAGCCACCTCAGCTACAACCTTCCTTCCATATGTTGTGGCCGTGGACGCCATCAATATTAATTGGCTGATGTTCGACAGGGTTACAATGTTTTTCCTGTTAAGTCTCATCTCCTTTATCATGCTTTACCTTGCCCTTGTGTCTTGGAAATCAATTCGAATCTTAAGTCATTACCTTCCTTCCATTAAACCGGTAAAATTGTTGCTCGCGCTATCCGCCACAGTTTATATTTCATGTTTTTTCATCCCGGACTGGAAGGATGTTGAGAAATTATTTTGGTGGAATACGTTTCTGAGGTTCTACATTTTAATTGC
- a CDS encoding spore germination protein, producing MDQFINEIKAELGNNGDFHLQRDYLADAAVMLLGFNTLIDFIKTRTVLHKHAESILLQNQPSEELWRAIGEVIEGDVRKAISSIYEGKLIIHFENTGRFIIMEPVPAMLDRSVASPSNENVIQGALDSFTEGIDLNLGMVRKLVNSDEIRIDSFSAGPSRKNQLSLLYLDGQADVNLVNSIRDHIKKNIQMEACDLQGLAKMLGFPSWNAISKFNTTELPHHAVQHLKKGKVIMFVDRLPFALILPSLFWDMFAAENDRNFPLPIMLAIRLIRIIGILITLITPGLYVALVSVNPEVLQIQLALSVAQSREGVPYPALVEIILMLVILELILEASVRLPKSIGPTITMVGGIILGQAAVEAKLVSNLLIIILAATTIANSTIVGFQNSVSIRLFKYAIVLLAAIFGILGLVAGLVFIGAYLASLNTYGKSYLYLNLKGNESNGG from the coding sequence ATGGATCAATTTATTAATGAAATAAAAGCAGAGCTTGGGAACAATGGCGATTTTCATCTTCAAAGGGACTATCTTGCGGATGCTGCCGTTATGCTGCTGGGATTTAATACACTCATTGATTTTATCAAAACGAGAACGGTCCTTCACAAGCATGCAGAGAGCATCCTTTTGCAGAATCAGCCTTCTGAGGAATTATGGCGAGCCATAGGGGAAGTAATTGAAGGGGATGTCCGGAAAGCCATTTCATCCATATATGAAGGCAAACTGATTATCCATTTTGAAAACACCGGCCGATTTATCATCATGGAGCCTGTTCCCGCTATGCTCGATCGTTCGGTTGCCTCTCCCTCTAATGAAAATGTAATTCAAGGAGCATTGGATTCCTTTACAGAAGGGATCGATCTCAATCTCGGCATGGTTCGAAAACTGGTGAACTCGGACGAAATCAGAATCGACTCGTTTTCAGCCGGCCCCAGCCGCAAAAACCAACTTTCCTTGCTGTATTTAGATGGTCAAGCGGATGTGAATCTGGTTAATAGCATTCGTGATCATATTAAAAAAAATATCCAAATGGAAGCCTGTGATCTGCAGGGGCTTGCCAAAATGCTCGGGTTTCCGTCTTGGAATGCTATTTCAAAGTTTAATACGACCGAGCTGCCCCACCATGCGGTTCAGCATCTGAAAAAAGGAAAAGTCATTATGTTCGTGGATCGATTGCCTTTTGCGCTCATTCTTCCAAGTCTGTTCTGGGATATGTTTGCTGCTGAAAATGACCGGAATTTTCCTCTTCCTATTATGTTAGCCATTCGGTTAATCAGAATCATCGGCATTTTAATCACGCTGATAACACCCGGGCTGTATGTGGCACTGGTTTCCGTTAATCCTGAAGTATTGCAGATCCAGCTTGCTTTATCAGTTGCCCAAAGCCGTGAAGGGGTTCCCTATCCGGCATTGGTGGAAATTATTCTCATGCTCGTCATTCTTGAATTAATCCTGGAAGCAAGTGTAAGGCTGCCGAAATCCATTGGCCCCACGATTACAATGGTCGGGGGAATTATCCTGGGACAGGCTGCCGTGGAAGCGAAATTAGTCAGCAATCTGCTGATCATCATTCTTGCCGCCACAACCATTGCCAATTCAACCATCGTCGGGTTTCAGAATTCTGTCTCCATTCGGCTTTTCAAATATGCCATTGTGCTTCTGGCGGCGATATTTGGCATCTTAGGGCTGGTTGCCGGCTTGGTTTTCATAGGCGCTTACCTGGCAAGCCTCAATACCTACGGCAAGTCCTATCTCTACTTAAATTTAAAAGGGAATGAAAGCAATGGCGGATAA
- a CDS encoding polysaccharide deacetylase family protein, translating to MLKRLKWPSWVLFGLFIAGIYYFISSGTDTSLQAFSRTETTSPAAFPGLNLETRTKETKSYTLAISTPITEIENLNKPMKEWIQAQEMEFMELVKANRQVLDSEEFRAHLNIKAEPKKVSDTMYTLVFEAYQYTGGANGQAAVKTFTIDLANQKMVQLADVIRMDEESLTTLRTMIKKQIGEKEELQDYLFDDLLDEALENPSSWKWSLSGKNFTLYFNEYEIAAGAAGAVKVKIPIEQIRPLLKDEIAQHLKLPDIQLPEPEVKEPAAASLDPHGKYIALTFDDGPHPKVTALILDILKKHNAKATFYMLGSQAQFYPALASQVAEEGHEIGNHSDSHADLSSLGEKEIRKEMEEASAKIKEASGQLPATVRPPYGAMNEDVKKIAGMAHTPLILWSIDSLDWKTLNASAIQKIVKANAVPGSIVLMHDIHKPTAEALPDLLTYLEKEGYEFITVSQLLSLQEQEVTGTFFGKRQ from the coding sequence TTGCTTAAGCGGTTAAAATGGCCATCATGGGTATTATTCGGCCTCTTCATTGCAGGCATCTATTATTTCATCAGCTCTGGAACTGACACCAGCCTGCAGGCTTTTTCCAGAACAGAAACCACTTCCCCGGCAGCTTTCCCCGGATTAAACCTTGAAACCCGGACAAAGGAAACGAAATCTTATACCCTTGCGATCAGCACTCCGATCACTGAAATTGAGAATTTGAACAAACCCATGAAAGAATGGATTCAGGCTCAGGAAATGGAATTCATGGAACTTGTGAAAGCAAACCGGCAGGTGCTGGACAGCGAAGAATTCCGTGCCCATCTTAATATCAAGGCGGAGCCGAAAAAAGTCTCCGATACCATGTACACCCTTGTATTTGAAGCTTACCAGTACACCGGCGGCGCAAATGGGCAGGCCGCGGTCAAAACGTTCACCATCGACCTTGCCAATCAGAAAATGGTGCAGCTTGCCGATGTGATCCGTATGGATGAGGAGTCCCTGACGACTCTCAGGACGATGATAAAAAAACAGATCGGCGAGAAGGAAGAACTTCAGGACTATCTGTTTGATGACCTGCTTGACGAAGCTCTGGAAAATCCGTCGAGCTGGAAATGGTCACTGAGCGGCAAGAATTTCACGCTTTATTTTAACGAATATGAAATTGCGGCCGGTGCAGCCGGAGCGGTCAAAGTGAAAATTCCAATCGAACAGATTCGTCCCCTCTTAAAGGATGAAATCGCCCAGCATTTGAAACTCCCTGACATTCAGCTTCCTGAACCGGAGGTCAAGGAACCAGCAGCAGCTTCGCTGGATCCACATGGCAAGTATATTGCCCTTACCTTTGATGATGGGCCACACCCGAAAGTCACAGCGCTTATTCTCGATATTCTTAAAAAACATAACGCAAAGGCTACCTTTTATATGCTTGGCAGCCAGGCACAATTCTATCCTGCCCTCGCAAGCCAAGTAGCTGAAGAAGGCCATGAAATCGGAAATCACAGTGACAGCCATGCGGACCTTTCATCCCTCGGTGAAAAAGAAATCCGCAAAGAAATGGAAGAAGCCAGCGCCAAAATCAAAGAAGCAAGCGGCCAGCTTCCAGCAACCGTCCGCCCGCCTTATGGGGCCATGAATGAAGATGTGAAGAAAATTGCCGGAATGGCCCATACACCGCTTATTCTATGGTCTATTGATTCACTGGACTGGAAAACACTCAATGCCTCGGCCATCCAAAAAATCGTGAAGGCCAATGCTGTCCCAGGTTCCATCGTCTTGATGCACGATATCCATAAGCCAACTGCTGAAGCACTTCCAGACCTGCTGACCTATCTTGAAAAAGAAGGCTACGAATTCATTACCGTATCCCAGCTTCTATCCCTGCAGGAACAGGAAGTGACCGGTACGTTTTTTGGAAAACGACAATAA